One genomic segment of Culturomica massiliensis includes these proteins:
- a CDS encoding alpha amylase C-terminal domain-containing protein, with translation MKCSFADRDVLLEPFRNIIRKRYENFVLREIGFTEGKRKLADTFNSYLYYGLHRTEGGWVFREWAPHATALYLIGDFTDWQKKEEFRLYPVGNGNWEIALVDGQLRHGMKYRLWVEWDGGYGERLPSHTTRAVQDEQTKIFSAEVWYPEHVYEWQNDFSKKLKNPLIYEAHVGMSTEKPGVSTFEEFRDEVLPRVAGLGYNAIQLMAVQEHPYYGSFGYQVANFFAVSSRFGTPEDLKRLIDDAHGRGIAVIMDIVHSHAVKNEMEGLSRFDGAYDLYFHSGEQGEHKLWNSRCFDYGKNEVLNFLLSNCKYWQEEYRFDGFRFDGITSMLYWDHGLGRDFTEYKYYYDGNQDEDAIIYLTMANRLIHQINKNAVTIAEDMSGMPGLAAPIEEEGIGFDFRMSMGVPDYWIKLIEDKKDEEWHVGDLFYQMTNKRADEHTVSYAESHDQAMVGDKTILFRLLDKEIYSSMNVFQRNMVVDRGMALHKMIRLLTITTAGDGYLNFMGNEWGHPEWIDFPREGNGWSYEHARRLWHLVDDDNLRYRYLNAFDKAMLKLVKKEKIFRYRPEPMVRDNERQILIFSRGSLVLAFNFNPTRSFSDYRFGTQPGKYVDVLDTDDTLFDGFGRIDKKTAHFTLYDESDGNQMSIYLPARSALVLKLQD, from the coding sequence ATGAAATGTAGTTTTGCCGATCGAGATGTTTTGCTTGAGCCCTTTCGTAACATAATCAGGAAGCGTTATGAAAACTTTGTGTTGCGTGAGATTGGTTTTACCGAAGGAAAACGGAAATTGGCGGATACATTTAATTCATATCTGTATTATGGTTTGCATCGGACAGAAGGGGGATGGGTTTTTCGGGAATGGGCTCCGCACGCGACTGCTCTTTATCTGATCGGAGATTTTACGGATTGGCAGAAGAAAGAAGAATTTCGTTTGTATCCTGTCGGAAATGGAAATTGGGAGATTGCGTTGGTTGACGGGCAGCTCCGGCATGGCATGAAATACCGTTTGTGGGTAGAGTGGGACGGAGGATATGGGGAACGTTTGCCGAGTCATACAACCCGGGCTGTGCAGGACGAACAGACTAAGATTTTTTCGGCAGAGGTATGGTATCCTGAACATGTGTATGAATGGCAGAATGACTTTTCGAAAAAGTTGAAAAATCCATTGATCTATGAGGCTCATGTCGGAATGAGTACTGAAAAGCCGGGTGTTTCCACCTTTGAAGAATTCCGGGATGAAGTGCTGCCCCGGGTGGCCGGTTTGGGATATAATGCTATACAATTGATGGCTGTTCAGGAGCATCCCTATTACGGTTCTTTTGGTTATCAGGTGGCCAATTTTTTTGCGGTGAGTTCGCGTTTCGGAACACCGGAGGATTTAAAGCGGTTGATCGATGATGCACATGGCCGGGGAATAGCCGTGATTATGGATATTGTCCATTCTCATGCCGTAAAAAATGAGATGGAAGGATTGAGTCGTTTTGACGGAGCATATGATCTGTATTTCCATTCCGGGGAACAGGGTGAACATAAGCTTTGGAATTCGCGTTGTTTTGATTATGGGAAAAATGAAGTGTTGAATTTCCTGTTATCGAATTGTAAATATTGGCAGGAGGAATACCGTTTCGACGGATTCCGTTTCGACGGTATAACCAGTATGTTGTATTGGGATCATGGGTTAGGCCGGGATTTTACGGAGTATAAATATTATTATGACGGGAATCAGGATGAGGATGCGATTATTTACCTGACAATGGCCAACCGGCTGATACATCAGATCAACAAGAATGCTGTTACGATTGCGGAGGATATGAGCGGGATGCCGGGATTGGCAGCCCCGATCGAGGAGGAGGGGATCGGGTTTGATTTCCGGATGAGCATGGGAGTCCCGGATTACTGGATAAAATTGATTGAGGATAAGAAGGATGAAGAGTGGCATGTGGGGGATTTGTTTTATCAGATGACGAATAAACGGGCGGACGAGCATACGGTCAGTTATGCCGAGAGCCACGATCAGGCGATGGTTGGAGATAAAACGATTTTGTTCCGTTTACTGGATAAGGAAATCTATTCTTCGATGAATGTGTTTCAGCGGAATATGGTAGTCGACCGGGGAATGGCTTTGCATAAAATGATCCGTTTGCTGACGATTACAACCGCCGGAGACGGTTATCTGAATTTTATGGGCAATGAATGGGGACATCCGGAATGGATTGATTTTCCCCGGGAAGGGAATGGCTGGAGCTATGAACATGCACGCCGGTTATGGCATCTGGTCGATGATGACAATTTGCGTTACCGTTATCTGAATGCTTTCGATAAGGCCATGTTGAAGTTGGTGAAAAAGGAGAAAATATTCCGGTATCGTCCGGAACCGATGGTGAGGGATAATGAGAGGCAAATTCTGATTTTTTCCAGAGGAAGTCTGGTACTGGCCTTTAATTTCAATCCGACCCGGTCTTTTTCCGATTACCGTTTCGGGACACAGCCGGGGAAATACGTGGATGTACTGGATACTGACGATACGTTATTCGACGGATTCGGCCGGATCGATAAGAAAACAGCACATTTTACATTGTATGATGAGAGTGACGGAAATCAGATGAGCATATACTTACCGGCCCGTTCGGCTTTGGTATTGAAATTACAGGATTAA